GGCGCCGTCCGGGGGTAGCGCTGCAGGAAGAGCGCGGTCGTCAGGTCGCCGGAGATATGACCGAGATAAAAACGCTGGAACAGCGGCAGTTGCGAGAAATGGGGCGCGAGCAGCGCGGAGAAAATGACGAAACGCAGGTTGACGACGAAGGCGGTGGCGAAGATGACCCCGACGGGCGCGCCGGCGGCGATCAGTGGCAGCGACGCCAGCTGGGCCGAGCCGGAATACACGACGAGGGTCATGGCGCTGGCCTGCAGCACGGTGAGGCCGCTCTTGACCATCGCGACCCCGACCACCATGCCCCACGCGCCGAGGCCGAACAGCGTCGGCAGGCCGACCTGGAAGCCTTCGCGCCAGGCCGCCGGGTCATGGCCGTCGACGTCGTTGCCACGTTCCATGCCCGGGTCCAGGCGTGCTCCGTTCATGTCGCGTTCCTGCAACAAAAACGGAAAACAGGCATGGCGGACGGGCGACGTTCGGACATGAAACGATGTGGTGAAAAAGCGTGAAGATTTCCTTGCCGGAATTCTACTCAACAGTGTTAAGGCCGCTATTCTACCGGACCATTCCGGCAATCAGGTCGAATCCGTTAGAATCGTGGTTTTGGGAATGCCGAGATACCGGGCGAGCGACGCCGGAGCGCCATGGATAGCTAAGGTAAGTAAATACCGTGCGCATGGCAAGCCTGCACAGTCCGGTCCGGAATTCCCCTTGCCAAACTAGTTGACGGAGAAATCAATGAACGACAAGACCATCCCGGTCGTGGAACTGGAAGCGAAGGACCTGCCGGCTTATTGCCCGAACCCGGCCATGCCGCTGTGGTCGTCCCACCCGCGCGTCTTCCTGGATTTCGATCATGACGGCAATGCCAAGTGCCCGTACTGCGGCACCCAGTACCGCCTGAAGCCGGGCACGGTGCTGGCGCATCACTGATTCCCTTCTACCGGGAGCTTGCCGTGAACCAAGCGGGCGCAGCAGACTTCCGGGCCCCCTGGTG
This genomic stretch from Massilia putida harbors:
- a CDS encoding zinc-finger domain-containing protein; amino-acid sequence: MNDKTIPVVELEAKDLPAYCPNPAMPLWSSHPRVFLDFDHDGNAKCPYCGTQYRLKPGTVLAHH
- a CDS encoding AzlC family ABC transporter permease; translated protein: MNGARLDPGMERGNDVDGHDPAAWREGFQVGLPTLFGLGAWGMVVGVAMVKSGLTVLQASAMTLVVYSGSAQLASLPLIAAGAPVGVIFATAFVVNLRFVIFSALLAPHFSQLPLFQRFYLGHISGDLTTALFLQRYPRTAPERGKLSFLKGLLYPSWVAWQVGTFVGIFLGSAVPTEWQLGFAGTLAILCILVPLIINGAALCGVLVASIVSVLAHGLPYKLGLLVAVLVGMVTAIVVEETRGRRKVGHG